The genomic window CCCCCGCCTCGCGCAACCAGGCGCGGCTGGGGCAGCTCTATCGCGGCTGGCTGCAGTTCAAGCGGAACAAGCTGGCCGTGCTGGGCCTGCTGATCGTGCTGCTGCTGATCGTGGTCGCTGCCTTCGCGCCCTGGATCGCGACGCATGACCCCTATGCCCAGGACCTGTCGCGGCGCCTGCTGCCGCCGGGCACGCCGGGCAACTGGCTCGGCACCGATGAGTTCGGGCGGGACACCTATTCGCGCCTCGTCTATGGCGCGCGGATCACGTTGATGATCGTGGTGCTGGTGGCGGCCATCGCGGCCCCCATCGGCCTGCTGGTGGGCACGGCGGCCGGATATCTCGGCGGCTGGGTGGATGCGGTGCTGATGCGCCTCACCGACGTGTTCCTGGCCTTCCCCAGCCTGATCCTGGCGCTGGCCTTCGTCGCCGCGCTCGGGCCGGGCATCGAGAACGCCATCATCGCCATCGCGCTCACGGCCTGGCCGCCCTATGCGCGCATCGCCCGCGCCGAGACCATCACCATCCGCAACAGCGACTACATCGCGGTGGCGCGGATGCA from Roseococcus microcysteis includes these protein-coding regions:
- a CDS encoding ABC transporter permease, with the translated sequence MSTWRAQLLTDTPASRNQARLGQLYRGWLQFKRNKLAVLGLLIVLLLIVVAAFAPWIATHDPYAQDLSRRLLPPGTPGNWLGTDEFGRDTYSRLVYGARITLMIVVLVAAIAAPIGLLVGTAAGYLGGWVDAVLMRLTDVFLAFPSLILALAFVAALGPGIENAIIAIALTAWPPYARIARAETITIRNSDYIAVARMQGARTARILWAYIMPLCVASLVVRVTLDMAGIILTAAGLGFLGLGAQPPMAEWGAMISAGRRYVLDQWWVATIPGIAIIVVSLAFNLLGDGLRDVLDPRKS